One window of the Roseovarius sp. THAF9 genome contains the following:
- a CDS encoding cytochrome c-type biogenesis protein, with protein MKRLVLILCLLASPLWAVQPDEILDDPALEERAREISSGLRCLVCRNESIDDSNADLARDLRLLVRERLVAGDSDEEVINFVVDRYGEYVLLNPVASGSNLVLWLAGPVMLLLGGLLAAVYIRGRSGAKPEGEADLSAAEEARLREIMKD; from the coding sequence ATGAAACGACTGGTTCTGATACTATGCCTTTTGGCCTCGCCGCTCTGGGCGGTGCAGCCGGACGAGATTTTGGATGATCCGGCGCTGGAAGAGCGCGCGCGGGAGATCTCCTCGGGCCTGCGCTGCCTTGTCTGCCGCAACGAGAGCATCGACGATTCCAACGCCGACCTGGCCCGCGACCTGCGCCTGCTGGTGCGCGAGCGGCTGGTGGCGGGGGACAGCGACGAGGAGGTCATTAATTTTGTCGTGGACCGATACGGCGAATACGTCCTGCTAAACCCCGTGGCGAGCGGCAGCAACCTTGTGCTGTGGCTGGCGGGGCCGGTGATGTTGCTGTTGGGCGGGCTTTTGGCGGCGGTCTATATCCGGGGTCGGTCGGGTGCCAAACCGGAGGGTGAGGCGGACCTGAGCGCCGCGGAAGAGGCCCGTTTGCGCGAAATCATGAAGGACTGA
- a CDS encoding heme lyase CcmF/NrfE family subunit — protein MITELGHFALILAFFVACFQSVVPLIGAHKRWAGWMAVAKPAATLQFVLTLGAFAALTWAFVTSDFSLELVVANSHSAKPMLYKITGVWGNHEGSMLLWVLIVTLFGAFAAWFGGNLPPTLKARVLSMQALIGVAFFAFILFTSNPFLRMEVPPFDGRDLNPLLQDPGLAFHPPFLYLGYVGLSMTYSFALAALIEGRVDAAWGRWVRPYTLAAWIFLTIGIALGSWWAYYELGWGGFWFWDPVENASFMPWLIAAALLHSAIVVEKRESLKSWTILLAIIAFGFSMIGAFITRSGVLTSVHAFATDPERGVFLLMITGFFMMLGLSLFTARAGAMQAKGVFGLVSRETMLVANNVLLGVSAFVIFVGTIWPLVSELLFDRKLSVGEPFFNMAFTPFMVVLGLILPVGAMLPWKRGNLGRVLRPLAGAFVLAVAVGALAYSLQTERSALGPVGLFLAAWLVSGAAVDLWSRTGRGGGRTSRLSRLPRADWGKAVAHAGFGVTIAGIAGMLAWEAEDIRVAQVGESFDVAGLTITLDDVREVEGPNYLSTMADVSLSRNGSEISQLSPEKRVYPVAGMPTTEAAIDNGFLRDVYVVIGDEQAAGGWAVRTYYKPLANWIWGGAILMAIGGALSLSDRRYRVAAGARKTRAVGVPAE, from the coding sequence ATGATCACCGAGCTTGGACATTTCGCCCTCATCCTCGCCTTCTTCGTGGCGTGCTTTCAGTCGGTCGTGCCTCTGATCGGCGCGCACAAGCGATGGGCGGGGTGGATGGCCGTGGCCAAGCCCGCCGCCACGCTGCAATTCGTGCTGACGCTGGGGGCCTTCGCGGCGCTGACATGGGCCTTCGTGACCTCGGATTTCTCGCTGGAGCTGGTGGTGGCCAACAGCCATTCCGCGAAACCGATGCTTTACAAGATTACCGGCGTCTGGGGGAACCACGAAGGCTCGATGCTGCTGTGGGTGCTGATCGTGACGCTGTTCGGGGCCTTTGCCGCGTGGTTCGGGGGCAACCTGCCGCCGACGCTGAAGGCGCGGGTGCTGTCGATGCAGGCGCTGATCGGGGTGGCGTTCTTCGCTTTTATCCTGTTCACGTCAAACCCGTTTCTGCGCATGGAAGTGCCGCCTTTCGATGGGCGGGATTTGAACCCGCTGTTGCAGGACCCGGGATTGGCGTTCCATCCGCCCTTCCTCTACCTCGGTTACGTGGGTCTTTCGATGACCTATTCCTTCGCGCTGGCCGCCTTGATCGAAGGCCGCGTGGATGCGGCCTGGGGGCGGTGGGTGCGGCCCTATACGCTGGCGGCGTGGATCTTTCTGACCATCGGCATCGCGTTGGGGTCCTGGTGGGCCTATTACGAGCTGGGCTGGGGCGGGTTCTGGTTCTGGGACCCGGTGGAGAACGCCAGCTTCATGCCGTGGCTCATTGCCGCCGCGCTCTTGCATTCGGCCATCGTTGTGGAAAAGCGCGAGTCGCTGAAAAGCTGGACCATATTGCTCGCCATCATCGCCTTCGGGTTCTCGATGATCGGTGCGTTCATCACGCGCTCGGGCGTGCTGACTTCGGTTCATGCCTTTGCGACGGACCCGGAGCGCGGCGTATTCCTGCTGATGATCACAGGCTTCTTCATGATGCTGGGCCTGTCGCTCTTTACCGCGCGGGCCGGGGCGATGCAGGCCAAGGGTGTCTTTGGCCTTGTGAGCCGCGAGACGATGCTGGTGGCCAACAACGTGCTGTTAGGCGTGTCGGCCTTTGTCATCTTCGTTGGCACGATCTGGCCGCTGGTGTCGGAGCTGCTCTTTGACCGCAAGCTGAGCGTGGGCGAGCCGTTCTTCAACATGGCCTTCACGCCGTTCATGGTTGTCCTGGGGCTGATCCTGCCGGTGGGCGCGATGCTGCCGTGGAAGCGGGGCAACCTGGGCCGGGTTCTGAGGCCGTTGGCGGGGGCGTTCGTGCTGGCCGTGGCGGTGGGCGCGCTGGCCTATTCCTTGCAGACCGAACGCAGCGCGCTGGGGCCGGTGGGCCTATTCCTGGCGGCCTGGCTGGTGTCGGGTGCGGCGGTGGACCTGTGGAGCCGGACGGGCCGGGGCGGGGGGCGCACGTCGCGGCTGAGCCGCCTGCCGCGGGCGGACTGGGGCAAGGCCGTGGCGCATGCGGGGTTCGGCGTCACCATCGCGGGGATCGCCGGGATGCTGGCCTGGGAAGCCGAGGATATCCGCGTGGCGCAGGTGGGCGAAAGTTTCGACGTGGCGGGGCTGACCATTACGCTCGACGACGTGCGCGAGGTGGAAGGGCCGAATTACCTGTCCACGATGGCTGATGTGAGCTTGTCCAGGAACGGGTCTGAGATCAGCCAGCTGAGCCCGGAAAAGCGCGTTTACCCGGTCGCGGGGATGCCCACGACAGAGGCCGCGATCGACAATGGTTTCCTGCGTGACGTTTACGTGGTGATTGGCGACGAGCAGGCGGCGGGCGGCTGGGCCGTGCGGACCTATTACAAGCCGCTGGCGAACTGGATCTGGGGCGGTGCCATCCTGATGGCCATCGGGGGGGCGCTGTCGCTCTCTGACCGGCGCTATCGGGTGGCGGCGGGGGCGCGCAAGACCCGAGCCGTGGGGGTGCCGGCGGAATGA
- a CDS encoding holin family protein has protein sequence MGLIETVLSLVFGGGRNAVAETAEVFRVNAEKSDERAAELQGAALAQLAAEFKAERKGWYDRFIDGLNRVPRPAMALGTLGLFVAAMVDPIWFSERMQGIALVPEPLWWLLGAIVSFYFGARHQAKGQEFQRSIATTMARTPQVVGNLRSLRALEAGSAGVADTGHDAGLSLQVQEMEGEPNAALREWKAASHGR, from the coding sequence ATGGGACTGATCGAGACGGTCCTGAGCCTGGTCTTCGGCGGCGGGCGCAATGCCGTGGCCGAAACCGCCGAGGTGTTCCGGGTGAATGCGGAGAAATCCGACGAACGCGCGGCGGAGTTGCAGGGCGCGGCGCTGGCGCAGCTGGCGGCCGAGTTCAAGGCCGAGCGCAAGGGGTGGTACGACCGGTTCATCGACGGGCTGAACCGGGTTCCACGCCCGGCCATGGCGCTTGGGACGCTAGGGCTCTTTGTGGCCGCGATGGTGGACCCGATCTGGTTTTCGGAACGGATGCAGGGGATCGCTTTGGTACCCGAGCCGTTGTGGTGGCTGCTGGGGGCGATCGTGAGTTTCTATTTCGGCGCGCGGCATCAGGCGAAGGGGCAGGAGTTTCAACGTTCCATCGCCACCACCATGGCCCGCACGCCGCAGGTGGTGGGCAACCTGAGATCCTTGCGCGCGCTTGAGGCGGGCAGCGCGGGCGTGGCGGATACAGGGCATGATGCAGGGCTGAGCTTGCAGGTGCAGGAGATGGAAGGCGAGCCGAACGCAGCCCTTCGGGAATGGAAGGCCGCGAGCCACGGGCGGTAG
- a CDS encoding holin-associated N-acetylmuramidase, with translation MQTVSEIAEDILAREGGFVNDPDDPGGATNHGVTIHTMRRLGMDLDRDGDVDLADVRRLSRSQAQDIFIDHYYHRPGIARLPQVLQAIVFDMYVNAGANAVKILQRLLRQMGHEVAVDGIIGPQTIEAAELAHGVAPLHIADAYGIARRNYYFRLADQRPASRKYARNRAGGKGGWIRRAEAFISSRYHMTPAEFRDRVAKWD, from the coding sequence ATGCAGACTGTCTCGGAGATCGCAGAGGATATCCTGGCGCGGGAAGGCGGGTTCGTGAATGACCCCGACGACCCGGGCGGGGCCACCAATCATGGCGTGACCATCCACACGATGCGGCGGCTGGGGATGGACCTGGACCGTGACGGGGATGTGGACTTGGCCGATGTGCGCCGGTTGAGCCGGTCGCAGGCGCAGGACATTTTCATTGACCATTATTACCACCGGCCCGGCATCGCCCGCCTGCCGCAGGTTTTGCAGGCCATTGTGTTCGACATGTACGTGAATGCCGGGGCCAATGCGGTGAAGATCCTGCAGCGGCTGTTGCGGCAGATGGGACACGAGGTGGCCGTCGACGGCATCATTGGGCCGCAGACCATCGAGGCGGCGGAACTGGCGCATGGCGTCGCGCCGCTGCATATTGCCGATGCTTACGGGATCGCGCGGCGGAATTACTATTTCCGGCTGGCCGATCAGCGCCCCGCGTCGCGCAAATACGCGCGCAACCGGGCTGGGGGCAAGGGCGGCTGGATCCGCCGGGCCGAGGCGTTCATCTCGTCGCGCTATCACATGACGCCGGCGGAGTTTCGGGACCGGGTGGCAAAATGGGACTGA
- the ccmE gene encoding cytochrome c maturation protein CcmE, producing MKSLKKQRRIQVIAVTAIALVLATGLIGYAMRDGINFFRSPSQVMAEPPAPSETFRIGGLVEEGTLVRGEGETVTFSVTDGGASVPVRYTGVLPDLFGENEGMVGLGRYEDGVFTATEILAKHDEEYMPKEVVDALKEQGVYQEPDGS from the coding sequence ATGAAATCACTGAAAAAACAGAGAAGGATCCAAGTCATCGCGGTGACAGCGATTGCGCTTGTGCTGGCCACGGGCCTGATCGGCTATGCCATGCGCGACGGCATCAACTTCTTCCGCTCGCCCAGCCAGGTGATGGCTGAGCCGCCCGCACCTTCGGAGACCTTCCGCATTGGTGGGCTGGTCGAGGAAGGCACGCTGGTGCGTGGTGAGGGCGAGACCGTGACCTTCAGCGTAACCGATGGCGGTGCGTCGGTGCCGGTGCGCTATACCGGCGTTCTGCCGGACCTGTTTGGTGAGAACGAGGGCATGGTAGGGCTTGGCCGCTACGAGGACGGCGTGTTCACCGCGACCGAGATCCTGGCCAAGCATGACGAGGAATACATGCCCAAGGAAGTGGTCGACGCGCTGAAGGAGCAGGGCGTTTACCAGGAACCGGACGGTAGCTAA
- the argC gene encoding N-acetyl-gamma-glutamyl-phosphate reductase gives MTHKIAILGASGYTGAELVRLIATHPELEIAALSANSKAGQTMSRAFPHLRHLDLPTLVTIDEIDFSGIDLCFCALPHKTSQEVIAALPHDLKIVDLSADFRLRDPDAYEKWYGNPHAAVEMQQEAVYGLTEFYRDAIKGARLVAGTGCNAATGQYVLRPLIEAGVIDLDDIILDLKCGVSGAGRSLKENLLHAELSEGYHAYALGGTHRHLGEFDQEFSAIAGRDVRIQFTPHLVPANRGILATGYVKGEAKAVYETLYNAYAGEPFIEVLPYGEGPSTRHVRGSNFCHIGVVADRIDGRAIVVAALDNLCKGSSGQALQNANLMLNLDETTGLMLAPVFP, from the coding sequence ATGACCCATAAGATCGCCATTCTGGGCGCCTCGGGCTATACCGGCGCAGAACTTGTCCGGCTGATTGCGACGCATCCCGAGCTGGAGATTGCCGCCTTATCGGCCAACTCCAAGGCCGGGCAGACCATGAGCCGGGCGTTTCCGCATCTGCGGCATCTGGATCTGCCGACGCTGGTGACGATCGACGAGATCGACTTTTCCGGGATCGACCTGTGTTTCTGCGCCTTGCCGCACAAGACCAGCCAGGAAGTGATCGCGGCGCTGCCCCACGACCTGAAGATCGTCGACCTGAGCGCGGATTTCCGGCTGCGCGATCCGGACGCCTATGAGAAATGGTACGGCAATCCTCATGCGGCGGTGGAGATGCAGCAGGAGGCCGTCTATGGCCTGACCGAGTTCTACCGCGACGCCATCAAGGGCGCACGCCTGGTGGCCGGGACGGGGTGCAATGCCGCGACCGGGCAATATGTGCTGCGCCCGCTGATCGAGGCGGGGGTAATCGACCTCGACGATATCATCCTGGACCTCAAATGCGGGGTGTCGGGGGCAGGGCGGTCGCTGAAGGAAAACCTGCTTCATGCTGAGCTTTCGGAGGGGTATCACGCCTATGCTTTGGGGGGCACGCACCGGCATCTGGGCGAGTTTGACCAGGAGTTTTCGGCCATCGCGGGGCGCGACGTGCGCATCCAGTTCACGCCGCATCTGGTGCCGGCGAACCGGGGGATATTGGCGACCGGATATGTGAAGGGCGAGGCGAAGGCGGTGTACGAGACCCTGTACAATGCCTACGCCGGTGAGCCGTTCATCGAGGTTCTGCCCTATGGCGAGGGGCCCAGCACGCGGCATGTGCGGGGCAGCAATTTCTGCCATATCGGGGTGGTGGCGGACCGTATCGACGGGCGGGCCATCGTGGTCGCGGCGCTGGACAACCTGTGCAAAGGGTCGAGCGGGCAAGCCTTGCAGAACGCCAACCTGATGTTAAATCTGGACGAGACGACGGGGCTGATGCTGGCGCCGGTGTTTCCGTAG
- a CDS encoding glutamate racemase, protein MAVGIFDSGLGGLTVLNAVEARLPEVALVYLGDNANAPYGVRDPEDIFDRTKAHVQRLWHDEGCNLVILACNTASAAALRRMQEEGVPPGKRVLGVFVPLIEALTERQWGDNSPPREVAVKHAALFATPTTVSSRAFQRELAFRAIGVDVEAQACGGVVDAIEDGDMILAEALVRSHVDALKRKMPKPQAAVLGCTHYPLVEDVFQAALGPEVQVFSQPNLVAASLADYLARHPEMAEGGTGVRFLTTGDPKRTSDRATQFLRRGITFQAA, encoded by the coding sequence ATGGCAGTTGGGATTTTCGACAGCGGGCTGGGCGGCCTGACGGTTCTGAACGCCGTGGAGGCGCGGCTGCCGGAGGTGGCGCTGGTGTATTTGGGCGACAATGCCAACGCGCCTTATGGCGTGCGTGACCCAGAGGATATTTTTGATCGTACGAAGGCCCATGTGCAGCGTCTGTGGCATGACGAGGGCTGCAACCTTGTGATCCTGGCCTGCAACACAGCCTCGGCGGCCGCGTTGCGGCGGATGCAAGAGGAAGGTGTGCCGCCGGGCAAGCGGGTTCTGGGTGTTTTTGTGCCACTGATCGAGGCGCTGACTGAGCGGCAATGGGGCGACAACTCGCCCCCGCGCGAGGTGGCGGTGAAGCACGCGGCGCTGTTCGCCACGCCCACGACCGTCAGCAGCCGGGCGTTCCAACGCGAACTTGCGTTCCGCGCCATCGGTGTGGATGTCGAGGCGCAGGCCTGCGGCGGGGTAGTGGACGCCATCGAGGACGGTGACATGATCCTGGCCGAGGCGCTGGTGCGCAGCCATGTGGATGCGCTCAAGCGCAAGATGCCCAAGCCGCAGGCCGCGGTGCTGGGCTGTACGCATTACCCGCTGGTTGAGGACGTGTTCCAGGCGGCCTTGGGGCCGGAGGTGCAGGTGTTCTCTCAGCCCAACCTGGTGGCGGCGAGCCTGGCGGATTACCTGGCGCGGCACCCGGAGATGGCCGAGGGGGGAACCGGTGTGCGGTTCCTGACCACGGGCGACCCCAAGCGCACCTCGGACCGGGCGACGCAGTTCCTGCGACGCGGGATCACGTTTCAGGCCGCCTGA